The Vicia villosa cultivar HV-30 ecotype Madison, WI linkage group LG1, Vvil1.0, whole genome shotgun sequence genome includes a region encoding these proteins:
- the LOC131593172 gene encoding uncharacterized protein LOC131593172, whose amino-acid sequence MSSSETSTGEETMFALFSRAQPVNISAGNAIAAAPLTTVYNTVLALMEPQTSHATSSEGPFVGNYSNPALDKIKEGSTYVDRAIRRLVSRVLNEDIHVAGISRPLSQIVPPTYNDEVEQITDSSKSDDSDNNLHKFVDSVLKTTRARGEGNTEASSARGSHPSNQDELGNKTVNPIVNVIDLSSDDELIKSVNSRIAKRLRTRKGKVMADTNSPKPKQKQVTVGSLKALSKVSVSSKKRKIRTKIGSEDDIGDVQDITRVKKTVTKQSSVNVPDAPMENISFHSIDSVGRWKFVYQRRITMERELGQDALKIKETMDLISDSRLIKTVVGFAKCYEVLVKEFVVNIPVDCADPGSQNFRKIYARGKCVHFSPTVINRYLGRSENEGCDLEVTDNQV is encoded by the coding sequence ATGTCTTCCTCAGAAACTTCTACTGGTGAAGAAACAATGTTTGCTCTCTTCTCTAGGGCTCAGCCGGTGAACATCTCGGCTGGTAATGCGATTGCCGCTGCTCCTTTAACCACAGTCTACAACACTGTTTTGGCATTGATGGAACCCCAAACTTCACATGCAACAAGCTCTGAAGGACCTTTTGTAGGTAATTATTCCAACCCTGCtcttgacaaaatcaaagaaggtAGTACATATGTTGATAGAGCGATTAGACGTCTAGTCTCTAGGGTGTTGAATGAAGATATTCATGTGGCTGGTATTTCTCGACCCCTTTCCCAAATTGTTCCTCCCACCTATAATGATGAAGTAGAACAGATAACTGATTCCTCTAAAAGTGATGACTCTGATAACAATCTACACAAATTTGTTGACTCTGTGCTAAAAACTACTAGAGCTAGAGGAGAAGGAAACACGGAGGCATCATCTGCTAGGGGATCTCATCCATCCAATCAGGATGAACTGGGCAATAAGACGGTAAATCCCATCGTTAATGTCATTGACTTATCCTCTGATGATGAACTCATCAAAAGTGTGAATTCTAGGATTGCAAAGAGGCTGCGGACTAGAAAAGGTAAAGTTATGGCTGATACAAATTCACCCAAACCTAAACAGAAGCAGGTCACTGTGGGGTCGTTAAAGGCTTTGAGCAAAGTGAGTGTTTCTTCTAAGAAGAGAAAGATTAGGACAAAGATTGGTTCTGAAGATGATATTGGTGATGTTCAGGACATCACGCGTGTAAAGAAAACTGTGACCAAGCAGTCATCTGTTAATGTTCCAGACGCTCCCATGGAAAACATCTCCTTTCATTCTATTGACAGTGTAGGAAGATGGAAATTTGTGTATCAAAGAAGGATTACCATGGAGAGAGAACTAGGTCAGGATGCTCTCAAAATCAAGGAGACCATGGACCTAATTTCTGATTCTAGGCTCATTAAAACTGTAGTTGGCTTTGCTAAATGCTATGAGGTTCTGGTTAAGGAGTTTGTTGTGAACATCCCCGTGGACTGTGCTGACCCTGGAAGCCAGAATTTCAGGAAAATCTATGCAAGGGGTAAATGCGTTCACTTCTCCCCTACGGTGATCAACAGGTATTTGGGTAGAAGTGAGAATGAAGGATGTGACCTAGAGGTGACTGATAATCAAGTTTGA